CCTTAGCATAGCACCAAGCTAGTAGAGACCTTTGGTCAGTTTCAGCATTCCATAGCTGAGCttctccatccacaacaGAGGATACGAGAacaccatcctttggagaatacCCCTTGAAGGATACTCCGGATTCAGTTTCTGTATGCACAAGTATCTTGGACTCGTCTGGACTTGCAAGGTCCAGAATAACGGGAATGCTGACATCCTGAGGAATTTCTGTAAAGGCTCTCTTTAATGCTCCTTTAGCGCCATCATCACCTCCACAGTGGCAGAGCCCTGCCAAACACACTGTCCACAGCAGAACCAGAATTCTCATTGCTATAGTCTAGAGATATTTGAAGGACGTCCAAATATAAACTACAGTCTTGGTATAGACAAAGAGTAGCTATAGGCGGCTGAAGCaataaacaaaaatgtgcatgcagtCGTATTACCTTACAACTAAAATACAAGAGCAAACTAGCGCTTTTTCAGGGGGAATTTTTAGGACAGGGTAGTCCTCCCAATTACCATATTCCCACCATTCAGAGTGTTCTCTGTATTCAAAGGTACTTTTGGTAAACAAGTCAAGGAAGAACTACTCATTATCCTCTCTATGGAGCCTTCATTTTAGTAATCAAGTCCTCAAAGTTCCTCCCGTAGTAGTCCCATGGTCACTGACGCCAGTCTTAGGAGTAGTATCTCATTCTTCACCCTTACTTGAACATGCATAAGTCTCTGTAGAGGATGGTAGtctctttacaacatctagtTAGACTACCcattgtttagacctatagtctttgtcacgcctattgcgtattgtttgtagactcttctttacatagtTACCATCATCCCTAGTAtgcattcattcatccatactgcccattctgctcacaccagttgagacattaacGAGTTACTACGGAGATGTGGATATTAGTAAGACACTCAGAAATGTTGGAGGGACTGTTAGGAAATACTActgaataaagatggaggattATAGATGAGTAATGAGACAGATACTGATTCTGAAAGGAAATTAGTTGATATAGACATCAGTCAGGCAGATAACAGCGGAAACTACACGGATGATCGTCAGAATATCATAAATTTTACCAAGGTTGATGATAGACCTACTAAAAGTTACAAGAGATACACTCACACCCCTGCAACAAAATCACATTATATTGATGGAATATATTACGGTAGAGTAAAACAGGGTAGTATACAAGTAGATGATGGGGGTCGCTACGAAAAAAAAGTAACCGTATACTATCTAGAGTATGATGAGAGTAATGCACTTCCCCTGATAGTGGGACTTGAAAAGACCAGTGGGCATGACAAGTATATTTACTATACAAGAATCAATCTTTCAACTTCCAGCagatggaaagaagaagatcATACCAGTATCACTGAAGAATACAAACTCTCTTCAATACTCCCAGGAATTGGTGAAAAGGTAAAGGGCCTCGTAGTACTAAATCTCAGTCAAACTAGGGACACTTACCATGCTAATGGAGATCCTAACAAAGCTCCAGATATAAATGCAGATGTTAAGATACAAGTCACCGGACCCTTTCCAGAAACCACCAATAAACTTTATGAAAAGTTCAAGCATGCTCCTACCGGAGGAATATCTTCAATGAGACTCCTTTCCACAAAGAAGGGTGGCACTAGTATAGCATTTGAAGATCCTAGGATATATATCACACCATACAATGAAGCTTATATCTACTTCTGGACTGGGGATAATAGTCACAGAAATCCCCTTTTACTTGAGCTTAAGTCAACGTCAAATACCCCCTCATACTATACACTTAAGTCTGATGGGATAGGGGTAGATACCAAATGGAAGACAGAATCTGGTATACAAGATAATAATCTCAAGAAGGAACTTGATAAACTAAACTGCAAGTGGAATGATGCCCATATCGTAAAAATCGCAGAGAAGCCTAGTTCCAGTCCTAGTTACTACGACTGTCCTGGTTGTGGTTCTAAGCCGGTTACAGTAACCAATAATGAAACCAACGATTATTCCTACTATGCTCATCACATTCTTGGCGGTTATTTTCGCATATTCAAGGATAAGGAAACGGAACAAACAGGAATAACACTTACTGGTATAACATCTACTAGTACAACACTTACTGGAACAAGATCTACTGTGTACGTTTACTGGTATCCAAAAGGATCAGAAGGAATCCCACTCTTAATTTATCTCCAAGAGCCATTAAACAAGTGGTTTGAAAGGGAATCACTAGGATCTAATAGGTGGACGCCAGTCTCTAGTAACCTACCCAGTGATTACAAGGATGACCAAAAAATACTAGGGCATCTAAAGGCTATATTACCGACTGTTAGTATAAATATTGGACATGCAGATGGTCTTGAGGCAAGTGAAAGTTCTACCACATATCCTGatccttctggagatggtaGGGGTAAAGCGATTAAAGCTACCAGAAAGGATATAGAGGAACCTGAGAAAAGTACAAAGTACGTTAGTATTTCTCATTGCGTAGATAATAAATCTTATTTTATGGTTAAACAGGTTACAGATAGTAGTAATTCCCCTCTCCCTAACATACCACCAAACCAAGTTGTTAAAAGAATAATAGCATATTATTATGGTACTGATTTCAAACCTGAGAAGCTTCTAACGGTTGGATTTGAGAAAAGAGGTACTGATAGTAATAACTATGAATATTATAGTAGGGGAAGTAGAGACTCTAGTTGGACACTGGATGCAGGGCAGAATACTGAACTAGACGGTAACAGACTTACCGCTCAACTCAAGGAGTTAAAAGAGAAGCTTGAGGGTAAACAAGAGAGAGAAACTCAAGAGAATGGTGGAGGATCAGGCCCTACTGCTGGTAGTAGACCTGAAGAACATGGTGCTGCTACTGGTGGAGATCATGGACCTGAAACTAAAACTCAAAATGGAGCGTATAACTCTGTTATTAACGGTATACAGGAAATCGTTCAGAAAGCAACAGACTTCTTTAAATCACAAAATGGTATAATTACTGCAGGCGCAGTTGGTGGAGGAATAGGAACAGGTATTCTTGGTTTTGGTACATGGAAACTATGGCCTAAAATAATGTCATGTCTAATCACTAAGGCACTATAATTttcctacccttggtaggtagtAGAGACCCTCCCTCTCtagactattctcttgttgttATACTGGAATTATGGGATCCACATGGCCTTTTAGAGTCTTTAACcttaactcttggtatacagtATTACttgttttgttataaaggtaCATGCTTTGAGAGTACCTTCATCACTTGCTTATTACACTGGAGAAAATACAGACAATGACTcaacaagaacagaaacaactaacatgaaacaacaaaccaacaaattaagaccaactactcagtatccaagctagtatctagagcatctccatactggagagtccatagacacccattaaatctgtctaacccaaggatctcctttagaacgtttaaacatccaccaaccaagtccagtaagaccaccgGCTCCGGCGAGAGTACCAGAGGACGTTCCCAAGATTGATCCTAAAGTCATACCAGTAGCAACGGCACCTGCTTCAGCAACAATAGCTTTAGCTTCAGAAGTAGGTTCAGTAGTTCCATCAGGAGTACTTTCAGATGTGTTATCAGATTCAGgagaatctccataatCCTTTTTACCGGCAGACTCTTGAGATCCAGGAGGTATATTATCCGCAGAACTTGTTGTTTGAGCTTTATCAGGTGGATTAGATGGACTAGCACCACTTAGTCCAAGTAAAGATTTAGAAGCAGAATTACATATTCCCAAGTTTTCACATCCAACAATCTTTAGTGCGCCCACAAGATAATTCCACTGTTTGCAGTTGAGGTTAGTATCCGGTGTTTTGTTAGAGAGCCCATTATATACCACTATCCAAACATCACTATTATAACCTTGTCTTCTGTACCAGCCTGTAGCTCCAGGTTTTGAAGAGtcatttccatctttgaCGTAAATAAGCACTGGGGTATCCTTGCCTTGACAGTAGAATGCATATATCTTTACTGAATTGTTGGTAGGTAAGTCTAGCCCGGTAATACTTATTTTCCTTCTATTAAGACCAACAGTATAGTATATACCAGCAAGTTTATAATCACTACCAGTAATGGAATGCTTGTAGGCCGTAATGGAACTTGTGCTCTTATGATCCGACACCTTACAAGAAACCTCATTCTCAGTAACGGATACTCTACTATGCCCAGTACTGCAACAGTATGAGTCTCCATCATTATATTTATCACGAGTTAAATTTATGGTAACGTTTCCGTGTTGTTTGCACAATACTTCATCAAGTTTCTCTGAGAGTTGTACAGTAGGTTTAGTATTGcctttatctccagaataAAAGTTCTTTGACTTATCATCTCCAACCTCTATCCATCCAGTTCCATCTCTATTTGTGTTCTCATAAAAGGTAGATGTTTCTCCACCTGGTTTTAGAAACTCAAGCATTAAAGGTATATCTCTAACACCTGGGTATGAATAAAATCTTATTTGAGAAGTTGGGCCATGTTTGGTGAGATTAATATTAGTAAAATGGTTCTTATATGTAACCTTGGAAATCTTTGTTTCCTCACTAGGACCAGTTATTGAATATTGGTATACTTCATAGTTACTACCTGGAGGAGGATCAGGTGATCTTGTAGGTTCTATCCTCCTATATTCCTTTAGGTAGTTAGAATTTTTGGCAATATAACCTGACAGAGAACTAGTTACGTTGAAGACAACAGTATTATTATAACAGTTCTGATCATTTTCTCCACCAAGGCCCTCCCCAGTTCTACCTTTACCAAAACCGTCAGGAATAGATAAGCCAGGTGATCCCTGAGGTGAAGGTTGAGGATTCTCAttacattctttatataTTGAACAGTCTAGTTCCTTCACAAACTGTTTAAAGTCCTTGTCAGTACAATTTCTGATATTCTCTGGATCCTTGGATATACCCGAGACTTTTACCCAGTTTTCATCTCCGTTGTTACCATCGCTTCCTTTCTTGTACCAGCCTTTAGCCGTATGTTGTTTATCAGAATCTACGTATATGATAACAGGTTTGTCTTTACAATAAAAAGTGCATACCGCTGTTACGTTGGGAAGAGGAAATCCTTGTCCACTTAGttttatacgtcttctatTCTTGGGAGCATGATAACCATTTTCGTAGTACTTAATGCCTGCAAGCTTCAAACTATCACCAGAAATAGAGTGCTTGTAGTAAGGAATGGAACCTGCTGGAACTTTCTCCTCTCTAACGGTAATCCTCCTTTCGGTTTCGTTATTACCATGGTAATCGCAACGGCAACAATATGGATCCTGCCTACCCATGGATATAGTCCAGCTAAGATTCATGGTTACAGCATTATTATGTTTACAATTGAGGTCATCCAGTAGCTGCTCAAGGGACTCACCTTGGAATGGATTCTTTTCTTCGGAAGAGTTTCTGGTATGTTCGACCCAATTGTTATctccaaagtttttaaTATGTCTGtattctccattttctattttaACTTCTATAAAAAGGGGATTCAACATTCCACTGTGTTTCCAGTACCATACTGATAGATACTCAATCTTATTGTCCGAAATCTGTAATTGAGAAGTATCTATGGTTTTGTTATCATACTCCACTTTATTAACTTTAAACGATTTTTCACCATTCTTGGTATGTTTGAACTTCCAGAAACCAGAGCTAGGAGGGTCATCAGACATTTCTATCTTAACCACTTGTCCATCATCAAGAATATATACTTCACTATCACCGTTAGTAGGTCTTTTTCTTATATCAATAATGATTCCAGATCTAGGATCTTTTAGGGCTGCAAATATAGGAATATTAGACGTATGTTCATCTTCTATCTTGTAAACTTCACCttcaaactcttcttcctctacATTTGCCACAACATTACCAAAATCTTTATCCACATAATGACCTAAAGTGAATGTTTTTTCTATAATTCCCACTGTAGCATCATTTTTTTGGTCGATAAAAAGTGGAAGTACGGGTGATTTACACATATCTGTGATAGGGACTAACCCTTCTATAATCTTAATAGCATCCAGGATATCACTTGATTTAACACTTCCAGTAACATTTTCccatttattttcatcttttctCTTAAGCCAGTTGACTTCTGCACTCTGTTCCATGCGGATAATAAAGGGTAAATGTGGATTGCATTCTGGAAAGTAGACAGTTACCTTAGTTACACCATTCATATTCAGCTCGATATTACCTGTGTCTTGTTTATCACCACCGTTATATATCGAAGATAGTATGAAAGTATCATGGCCATTAATTGCAGAAGTGTGTTCGTACACGATGTAGTTGGGAATAATGTAGTTTGCTTTTTTAGCAATTATTCTTTTACTAGTACATTTATCATGACAATAATATATGTCCttctttgaaatatcaattTTAACAGCGTGACTAATCCTGCAACTTACTGTATCTAACTTGTTAATAAATTGTTGAGTTGGATCTGATTTTTTTGTTCCTGAATAGAAAGCTTCTGACTCTCTTTCATTTATAGGTTTCCAGACGGTACCTGAAATAGATACTCTCTCAAACCAAACTGATTTATCTCCACCACTAGGTTTAAATTCAACCATAAGAGGTTCAGATGGCTTTCTACTCCAATAATACATTTTGACTTGAGAAATAGTATTTGCTGGAGGCTCAATGTTAGTATCATCCTTGTGAAAGATTACCCTGGAAATTCTTGCATTCTTTTTACGAATAAGAAATGACTCTAGAAAATAATCTGCATTTTCGttgatatatttaaaagTAGAATTAGATATTATTTGTCTACTAGTATTATTTAAACAATTGGAATTCCCTGTCGTAATAGATAATGGATCTTTAATGTCAAAGGGTATAGCCTCATTATACTTACAGTTTTGATCATCAAGTGCGTCTATTTCTGACTTTGTAGTTATATAGCTGTACAGCCACTTATTACCACCTTTTCCGTAGTATTTAGGTTGTAGTTCACCTTTCTTTGTAACACCGACTAGTATAGGGTTAGTAGGATTCCCCTCCCAAAAGtaaacaaaaatgttttgcACATCATACATCTTTGGCATAGATCCTAGCCATGAGTTGTCTTTCAATTCTCTCTTTATATCAAAGGGAATTTTAGTGGCAGTGTGAGTATTCTTAAAAAATCTATATCTTGGATCTCTCCCCGTCTTTGTAACAATAATAGATATATTCCCATCTTTGTATTCTTTACTATGTCCTTCATATGGTGTTTCTGCGATGTCTAGTTGAATACCAGACCCATGACCTTGCACAAACTGAGGACATCCATTTATGTTCAAGGGACCTTTAGTTCTTTCAAAAATCTGGATAATATCGTTTGTAGCTTGATCGAGAGGTTTATTTTTCAAGTTTGTATCCTCCTCCCATGTGTCTCCATCAGTTCTTTTATACCAATTATTACTACCTCCCGCTTTTACGTACACTAGAAAGGGATTAGAGATGTCACAAGGAGAGATATAGTAGATAAGTTTCTCAACTTCTCTTAGAGGAAGGACATCCAGTGGGAATTCCTGATCCTTATAATTACGAATAAACTTAGATATTATGAACGGCTCTTTTCTGGAGTCACCACTTGGAGTGTATTCGTAAGAAGAAATAAGAGATGTTCCCAAGATCCTGGTAAACACACTATCAATTCTATTTTTATGTTGAGTAGTGTTAGAACCATGGCATTTAGTAACTCCAAACTTTATCTCAACCACTTTATTAATATAACAATTCAGGAAATTAAGTTTTTCCTGAAGCTTATCACCATACCTAGAGAGTGAGGTAGATTCTTGTCGACCCAATTGTCTCCACTTCTCGTTTTTTTCACCTATTTCTCTAATATTCTCAAACCAGAATGGAATGTCACCATTATTTGATCCTATTTCTATTAACAGAGGGTTATCGCGATCATTGTCACCatcccagtaataggcTGATATGTTCTTAATGTTTACATCATTAATTGGAATGGGAAGAAAGTATGTTTTTCCATTGTCTTTCCGTTTATACGTTATTTTCTTGCCATTGTGGGTAAGAATAGACTTTTCTGTTATTTGGCTATGCCTATATCTAGTATATTCGGATACACCTGGTATATGGTTTTCTTGCACCACGCTTCCACTCACCCGTTCCTGACAAATAGGGCACTGATAGTCATAAGTTCCAGTATACTGTATATCTATCTGGTGATATCCATATAACCTACATCCAACTTCAGTCAGTTTCTTTTTTAGTTCAGAACTTGAATCATAGTTATTGTCCTTAGGATAATCATCGATGTTAGCAATTTCCCTCCATTTCTTATTAACATGATGTCCGGCATTCTCATACCAATGCTGGTCATTGCCTTCTTTAACTCTTATGATAAGGGGCCTGCTAATGGTACTTCCTGGTTCATATTGGTTGTGATAATATGTTGTTACAGAATCTAGCTGGGCGAATGGGATTCCACTCGTGGTCTCAAGTTTGATATTGTTCCAGTATAGCACAAGCTTCTTACTACTAGAATTATGGGCACAACATCCATACTTATCCAAATGAGTAATATTCTCCTCTCTTGTGGCTGTTACACCTGAATCCTGGTTTACATAGCATTTGCATGTTTTGTTACATttcttggaaatatctatTAGTGTAACCATCAATCTCtttgtttttaaaatcctttcaaaactctgagatccatgagagtctcaatgcgaccaaagggagcacatTCTCCTACCTattcctcatccatacattcatcctccct
This region of Theileria equi strain WA chromosome 1, complete sequence genomic DNA includes:
- a CDS encoding hypothetical protein (encoded by transcript BEWA_026730A), which encodes MVTLIDISKKCNKTCKCYVNQDSGVTATREENITHLDKYGCCAHNSSSKKLVLYWNNIKLETTSGIPFAQLDSVTTYYHNQYEPGSTISRPLIIRVKEGNDQHWYENAGHHVNKKWREIANIDDYPKDNNYDSSSELKKKLTEVGCRLYGYHQIDIQYTGTYDYQCPICQERVSGSVVQENHIPGVSEYTRYRHSQITEKSILTHNGKKITYKRKDNGKTYFLPIPINDVNIKNISAYYWDGDNDRDNPLLIEIGSNNGDIPFWFENIREIGEKNEKWRQLGRQESTSLSRYGDKLQEKLNFLNCYINKVVEIKFGVTKCHGSNTTQHKNRIDSVFTRILGTSLISSYEYTPSGDSRKEPFIISKFIRNYKDQEFPLDVLPLREVEKLIYYISPCDISNPFLVYVKAGGSNNWYKRTDGDTWEEDTNLKNKPLDQATNDIIQIFERTKGPLNINGCPQFVQGHGSGIQLDIAETPYEGHSKEYKDGNISIIVTKTGRDPRYRFFKNTHTATKIPFDIKRELKDNSWLGSMPKMYDVQNIFVYFWEGNPTNPILVGVTKKGELQPKYYGKGGNKWLYSYITTKSEIDALDDQNCKYNEAIPFDIKDPLSITTGNSNCLNNTSRQIISNSTFKYINENADYFLESFLIRKKNARISRVIFHKDDTNIEPPANTISQVKMYYWSRKPSEPLMVEFKPSGGDKSVWFERVSISGTVWKPINERESEAFYSGTKKSDPTQQFINKLDTVSCRISHAVKIDISKKDIYYCHDKCTSKRIIAKKANYIIPNYIVYEHTSAINGHDTFILSSIYNGGDKQDTGNIELNMNGVTKVTVYFPECNPHLPFIIRMEQSAEVNWLKRKDENKWENVTGSVKSSDILDAIKIIEGLVPITDMCKSPVLPLFIDQKNDATVGIIEKTFTLGHYVDKDFGNVVANVEEEEFEGEVYKIEDEHTSNIPIFAALKDPRSGIIIDIRKRPTNGDSEVYILDDGQVVKIEMSDDPPSSGFWKFKHTKNGEKSFKVNKVEYDNKTIDTSQLQISDNKIEYLSVWYWKHSGMLNPLFIEVKIENGEYRHIKNFGDNNWVEHTRNSSEEKNPFQGESLEQLLDDLNCKHNNAVTMNLSWTISMGRQDPYCCRCDYHGNNETERRITVREEKVPAGSIPYYKHSISGDSLKLAGIKYYENGYHAPKNRRRIKLSGQGFPLPNVTAVCTFYCKDKPVIIYVDSDKQHTAKGWYKKGSDGNNGDENWVKVSGISKDPENIRNCTDKDFKQFVKELDCSIYKECNENPQPSPQGSPGLSIPDGFGKGRTGEGLGGENDQNCYNNTVVFNVTSSLSGYIAKNSNYLKEYRRIEPTRSPDPPPGSNYEVYQYSITGPSEETKISKVTYKNHFTNINLTKHGPTSQIRFYSYPGVRDIPLMLEFLKPGGETSTFYENTNRDGTGWIEVGDDKSKNFYSGDKGNTKPTVQLSEKLDEVLCKQHGNVTINLTRDKYNDGDSYCCSTGHSRVSVTENEVSCKVSDHKSTSSITAYKHSITGSDYKLAGIYYTVGLNRRKISITGLDLPTNNSVKIYAFYCQGKDTPVLIYVKDGNDSSKPGATGWYRRQGYNSDVWIVVYNGLSNKTPDTNLNCKQWNYLVGALKIVGCENLGICNSASKSLLGLSGASPSNPPDKAQTTSSADNIPPGSQESAGKKDYGDSPESDNTSESTPDGTTEPTSEAKAIVAEAGAVATGMTLGSILGTSSGTLAGAGGLTGLGWWMFKRSKGDPWVRQI
- a CDS encoding hypothetical protein (encoded by transcript BEWA_026720A), with the protein product MSNETDTDSERKLVDIDISQADNSGNYTDDRQNIINFTKVDDRPTKSYKRYTHTPATKSHYIDGIYYGRVKQGSIQVDDGGRYEKKVTVYYLEYDESNALPLIVGLEKTSGHDKYIYYTRINLSTSSRWKEEDHTSITEEYKLSSILPGIGEKVKGLVVLNLSQTRDTYHANGDPNKAPDINADVKIQVTGPFPETTNKLYEKFKHAPTGGISSMRLLSTKKGGTSIAFEDPRIYITPYNEAYIYFWTGDNSHRNPLLLELKSTSNTPSYYTLKSDGIGVDTKWKTESGIQDNNLKKELDKLNCKWNDAHIVKIAEKPSSSPSYYDCPGCGSKPVTVTNNETNDYSYYAHHILGGYFRIFKDKETEQTGITLTGITSTSTTLTGTRSTVYVYWYPKGSEGIPLLIYLQEPLNKWFERESLGSNRWTPVSSNLPSDYKDDQKILGHLKAILPTVSINIGHADGLEASESSTTYPDPSGDGRGKAIKATRKDIEEPEKSTKYVSISHCVDNKSYFMVKQVTDSSNSPLPNIPPNQVVKRIIAYYYGTDFKPEKLLTVGFEKRGTDSNNYEYYSRGSRDSSWTLDAGQNTELDGNRLTAQLKELKEKLEGKQERETQENGGGSGPTAGSRPEEHGAATGGDHGPETKTQNGAYNSVINGIQEIVQKATDFFKSQNGIITAGAVGGGIGTGILGFGTWKLWPKIMSCLITKAL